In Nothobranchius furzeri strain GRZ-AD chromosome 19, NfurGRZ-RIMD1, whole genome shotgun sequence, the following are encoded in one genomic region:
- the LOC107374568 gene encoding uncharacterized protein isoform X1: protein MWDLYSSFSIQKREPERFTQEQKETIQRAHTSVTRWLNTPVTRSTSVQMRRFRKYVHDRKQQEESSSSQRDPLSSLDDDDDDEQVAASVEGKRQRKMGHTEFKRCTLQSCCGLLDSLTSERPVTGDAETRKLLKTVAAPASTAAAGPPGPSAPAGPPGLASAAGCSAAVLDPHIAESKLLLPSGTRQQNSSTLNPDEDTFRQQQDADVPPQHPTSSDGELDWVKAWQDEGGIPLADQTWLREDQERGLYAPAPVYRDENGFLKNRRGIRSDCMWFYPPEPPGFVGGAVPGPQLFFRSRVFVWRPVGVWRCSLKCPRGDECAGKGHDVYLYQSGFHHQVRHICDVSSWYTLLTEVLCCGPCTKAAGAGGGGTVGRWPAWDPAVVSQLSEAHQALFPAVLTSECGVDKNVVRLFRDRTKDNAMVKVWSLIQEFHTDEHLHRIDLYTTLLMTLVKPGGVASAFRHKFERPPPARELPSAQLLRQVFLLAEAQNVLHHRAQIPSTSGPALSFHATRQPVTKLTSISAADVPPTPLQPAVLPPPSYPVTDFKFTESTAGTKDSKRTDLVMPVSRSAPQPQPGSQTPMRCEPVVASSASLVSKSPGHAVRPILPKVTPVQSSSVSSQPPGATATSSPSPSWSRATLYKRKQQGLSFLVGRKKSRVQNNPVCTICGQMTQGHNKYKNKAFCPVKKMSSSKGLTGIKFERFEDFKLAVDSKDAAV, encoded by the exons ATGTGGGACCTCTACAGCAGCTTCTCCATCCAGAAACGGGAACCGGAGCGTTTCACTCAGGAGCAGAAGGAGACGATCCAGAGAGCTCACACGTCTGTGACGAGATGGCTGAACACGCCGGTGACTCGTTCCACAAGTGTGCAGATGAGGAGGTTCAGGAAGTACGTCCATGACAGGAAACAA CAGGAAGAATCGAGCTCCTCCCAGAGAGACCCTCTGTCGTcgctggatgatgatgatgatgatgaacaggtggCTGCTTCTGTGGAAGGTAAGAGGCAGAGAAAAATGGGTCACACTGAGTTTAAGCGATGCACATTGCAAAGCTGTTGTGGTCTTTTAGACTCCCTCACCTCAGAGCGCCCAGTAACAGGAGACGCAGAGACCAGGAAGCTGCTGAAGACTGTTGCTGCTCCTGCTTCTACAGCTGCTGCAGGTCCTCCTGGCCCCTCTGCTCCTGCTGGTCCTCCTGGTCTCGCGTCCGCTGCTGGATGTTCTGCTGCTGTGTTGGACCCACACATTGCTGAATCCAAGCTGCTCCTACCGTCTGGGACGAGGCAGCAAAACAGCAGCACATTAAATCCAGACGAGGACACTTTCCGACAGCAGCAAGACGCAGACGTCCCACCCCAGCATCCTACATCTTCTGAT GGGGAGCTTGACTGGGTTAAAGCCTGGCAAGATGAGGGGGGTATCCCGTTGGCTGACCAGACGTGGCTTAGGGAGGACCAGGAACGAGGCCTCTACGCGCCCGCTCCCGTCTACAGGGATGAAAACGGTTTCCTCAAGAATCGCCGGGGTATTAGATCAGACTGCATGTGGTTCTACCCTCCAGAACCACCGGGCTTCGTTGGAGGAGCTGTCCCTGGACCTCAGCTCTTTTTCCGCAGCAGGGTGTTTGTTTGGAGACCTGTTGGGGTCTGGAGATGCTCCCTGAAGTGTCCGCGTGGAGATGAGTGCGCGGGGAAAGGACACGATGTGTACCTGTACCAATCTGGCTTCCATCACCAG GTACGCCACATCTGTGACGTGTCCAGCTGGTACACGCTGCTGACTGAAGTGCTGTGCTGCGGGCCGTGCACCAAGGCTGccggagctggaggaggaggcaCCGTGGGACGGTGGCCTGCGTGGgaccctgctgttgtgtcccagcTTAGCGAGGCTCACCAAGCTTTGTTTCCTGCTGTGCTCACGAGCGA GTGCGGGGTGGATAAGAACGTAGTGCGGCTTTTCCGTGACAGAACCAAGGACAACGCCATGGTCAAGGTGTGGAGCCTAATCCAAGAATTCCACACGGACGAGCATCTTCACCGTATAGATCTGTATACCACGCTCTTGATGACATTAGTGAAGCCTGGGGGGGTCGCTTCTGCTTTCCGCCACAAGTTTGAGCGCCCGCCTCCTGCCAGAGAGCTGCCCTCAGCACAGCTCCTTCGCCAGGTCTTTCTCCTGGCAGAGGCCCAGAATGTGCTGCACCACAGGGCTCAGATCCCGTCAACATCTGGACCCGCACTGAGCTTCCACGCCACCAGACAGCCAGTCACCAAGCTGACATCCATCTCAGCGGCTGACGTTCCTCCAACACCTCTTCAGCCTGCTGTCCTCCCTCCGCCAAGTTACCCTGTGACTGACTTTAAATTCACAGAGAGCACAGCAGGGACCAAGGACTCGAAGAGGACAGACCTCGTGATGCCCGTCTCCCGGTCTGCTCCCCAGCCACAGCCTGGATCACAGACTCCTATGAGATGTGAACCCGTTGTGGCCTCCTCCGCCTCTCTAGTCTCTAAATCCCCTGGGCACGCAGTCAGGCCCATTCTGCCTAAGGTGACCCCTGTTCAGTCCAGCTCTGTGTCTTCCCAGCCTCCTGGGGCCACGGCTACCTCGTCTCCATCCCCATCGTGGTCCAGGGCCACGCTTTACAAACGGAAACAACAGGGGCTTTCCTTCTTGGTGGGGAGAAAAAAATCCAGGGTGCAAAACAACCCTGTTTGCACGATCTGTGGACAGATGACCCAGGGAcacaacaaatacaaaaacaaggcCTTCTGCCCTGTAAAAAAGATGTCCTCATCAAAAGGTCTCACGGGCATCAAGTTTGAACGTTTTGAGGACTTTAAGTTGGCTGTTGACTCCAAAGATGCTGCTGTTTAG
- the LOC107374568 gene encoding uncharacterized protein isoform X6: MAEHAGDSFHKCADEEVQEQEESSSSQRDPLSSLDDDDDDEQVAASVEDSLTSERPVTGDAETRKLLKTVAAPASTAAAGPPGPSAPAGPPGLASAAGCSAAVLDPHIAESKLLLPSGTRQQNSSTLNPDEDTFRQQQDADVPPQHPTSSDGELDWVKAWQDEGGIPLADQTWLREDQERGLYAPAPVYRDENGFLKNRRGIRSDCMWFYPPEPPGFVGGAVPGPQLFFRSRVFVWRPVGVWRCSLKCPRGDECAGKGHDVYLYQSGFHHQVRHICDVSSWYTLLTEVLCCGPCTKAAGAGGGGTVGRWPAWDPAVVSQLSEAHQALFPAVLTSECGVDKNVVRLFRDRTKDNAMVKVWSLIQEFHTDEHLHRIDLYTTLLMTLVKPGGVASAFRHKFERPPPARELPSAQLLRQVFLLAEAQNVLHHRAQIPSTSGPALSFHATRQPVTKLTSISAADVPPTPLQPAVLPPPSYPVTDFKFTESTAGTKDSKRTDLVMPVSRSAPQPQPGSQTPMRCEPVVASSASLVSKSPGHAVRPILPKVTPVQSSSVSSQPPGATATSSPSPSWSRATLYKRKQQGLSFLVGRKKSRVQNNPVCTICGQMTQGHNKYKNKAFCPVKKMSSSKGLTGIKFERFEDFKLAVDSKDAAV; encoded by the exons ATGGCTGAACACGCCGGTGACTCGTTCCACAAGTGTGCAGATGAGGAGGTTCAGGAA CAGGAAGAATCGAGCTCCTCCCAGAGAGACCCTCTGTCGTcgctggatgatgatgatgatgatgaacaggtggCTGCTTCTGTGGAAG ACTCCCTCACCTCAGAGCGCCCAGTAACAGGAGACGCAGAGACCAGGAAGCTGCTGAAGACTGTTGCTGCTCCTGCTTCTACAGCTGCTGCAGGTCCTCCTGGCCCCTCTGCTCCTGCTGGTCCTCCTGGTCTCGCGTCCGCTGCTGGATGTTCTGCTGCTGTGTTGGACCCACACATTGCTGAATCCAAGCTGCTCCTACCGTCTGGGACGAGGCAGCAAAACAGCAGCACATTAAATCCAGACGAGGACACTTTCCGACAGCAGCAAGACGCAGACGTCCCACCCCAGCATCCTACATCTTCTGAT GGGGAGCTTGACTGGGTTAAAGCCTGGCAAGATGAGGGGGGTATCCCGTTGGCTGACCAGACGTGGCTTAGGGAGGACCAGGAACGAGGCCTCTACGCGCCCGCTCCCGTCTACAGGGATGAAAACGGTTTCCTCAAGAATCGCCGGGGTATTAGATCAGACTGCATGTGGTTCTACCCTCCAGAACCACCGGGCTTCGTTGGAGGAGCTGTCCCTGGACCTCAGCTCTTTTTCCGCAGCAGGGTGTTTGTTTGGAGACCTGTTGGGGTCTGGAGATGCTCCCTGAAGTGTCCGCGTGGAGATGAGTGCGCGGGGAAAGGACACGATGTGTACCTGTACCAATCTGGCTTCCATCACCAG GTACGCCACATCTGTGACGTGTCCAGCTGGTACACGCTGCTGACTGAAGTGCTGTGCTGCGGGCCGTGCACCAAGGCTGccggagctggaggaggaggcaCCGTGGGACGGTGGCCTGCGTGGgaccctgctgttgtgtcccagcTTAGCGAGGCTCACCAAGCTTTGTTTCCTGCTGTGCTCACGAGCGA GTGCGGGGTGGATAAGAACGTAGTGCGGCTTTTCCGTGACAGAACCAAGGACAACGCCATGGTCAAGGTGTGGAGCCTAATCCAAGAATTCCACACGGACGAGCATCTTCACCGTATAGATCTGTATACCACGCTCTTGATGACATTAGTGAAGCCTGGGGGGGTCGCTTCTGCTTTCCGCCACAAGTTTGAGCGCCCGCCTCCTGCCAGAGAGCTGCCCTCAGCACAGCTCCTTCGCCAGGTCTTTCTCCTGGCAGAGGCCCAGAATGTGCTGCACCACAGGGCTCAGATCCCGTCAACATCTGGACCCGCACTGAGCTTCCACGCCACCAGACAGCCAGTCACCAAGCTGACATCCATCTCAGCGGCTGACGTTCCTCCAACACCTCTTCAGCCTGCTGTCCTCCCTCCGCCAAGTTACCCTGTGACTGACTTTAAATTCACAGAGAGCACAGCAGGGACCAAGGACTCGAAGAGGACAGACCTCGTGATGCCCGTCTCCCGGTCTGCTCCCCAGCCACAGCCTGGATCACAGACTCCTATGAGATGTGAACCCGTTGTGGCCTCCTCCGCCTCTCTAGTCTCTAAATCCCCTGGGCACGCAGTCAGGCCCATTCTGCCTAAGGTGACCCCTGTTCAGTCCAGCTCTGTGTCTTCCCAGCCTCCTGGGGCCACGGCTACCTCGTCTCCATCCCCATCGTGGTCCAGGGCCACGCTTTACAAACGGAAACAACAGGGGCTTTCCTTCTTGGTGGGGAGAAAAAAATCCAGGGTGCAAAACAACCCTGTTTGCACGATCTGTGGACAGATGACCCAGGGAcacaacaaatacaaaaacaaggcCTTCTGCCCTGTAAAAAAGATGTCCTCATCAAAAGGTCTCACGGGCATCAAGTTTGAACGTTTTGAGGACTTTAAGTTGGCTGTTGACTCCAAAGATGCTGCTGTTTAG
- the LOC107374568 gene encoding uncharacterized protein isoform X4, which produces MAEHAGDSFHKCADEEVQEQEESSSSQRDPLSSLDDDDDDEQVAASVEGKRQRKMGHTEFKRCTLQSCCGLLDSLTSERPVTGDAETRKLLKTVAAPASTAAAGPPGPSAPAGPPGLASAAGCSAAVLDPHIAESKLLLPSGTRQQNSSTLNPDEDTFRQQQDADVPPQHPTSSDGELDWVKAWQDEGGIPLADQTWLREDQERGLYAPAPVYRDENGFLKNRRGIRSDCMWFYPPEPPGFVGGAVPGPQLFFRSRVFVWRPVGVWRCSLKCPRGDECAGKGHDVYLYQSGFHHQVRHICDVSSWYTLLTEVLCCGPCTKAAGAGGGGTVGRWPAWDPAVVSQLSEAHQALFPAVLTSECGVDKNVVRLFRDRTKDNAMVKVWSLIQEFHTDEHLHRIDLYTTLLMTLVKPGGVASAFRHKFERPPPARELPSAQLLRQVFLLAEAQNVLHHRAQIPSTSGPALSFHATRQPVTKLTSISAADVPPTPLQPAVLPPPSYPVTDFKFTESTAGTKDSKRTDLVMPVSRSAPQPQPGSQTPMRCEPVVASSASLVSKSPGHAVRPILPKVTPVQSSSVSSQPPGATATSSPSPSWSRATLYKRKQQGLSFLVGRKKSRVQNNPVCTICGQMTQGHNKYKNKAFCPVKKMSSSKGLTGIKFERFEDFKLAVDSKDAAV; this is translated from the exons ATGGCTGAACACGCCGGTGACTCGTTCCACAAGTGTGCAGATGAGGAGGTTCAGGAA CAGGAAGAATCGAGCTCCTCCCAGAGAGACCCTCTGTCGTcgctggatgatgatgatgatgatgaacaggtggCTGCTTCTGTGGAAGGTAAGAGGCAGAGAAAAATGGGTCACACTGAGTTTAAGCGATGCACATTGCAAAGCTGTTGTGGTCTTTTAGACTCCCTCACCTCAGAGCGCCCAGTAACAGGAGACGCAGAGACCAGGAAGCTGCTGAAGACTGTTGCTGCTCCTGCTTCTACAGCTGCTGCAGGTCCTCCTGGCCCCTCTGCTCCTGCTGGTCCTCCTGGTCTCGCGTCCGCTGCTGGATGTTCTGCTGCTGTGTTGGACCCACACATTGCTGAATCCAAGCTGCTCCTACCGTCTGGGACGAGGCAGCAAAACAGCAGCACATTAAATCCAGACGAGGACACTTTCCGACAGCAGCAAGACGCAGACGTCCCACCCCAGCATCCTACATCTTCTGAT GGGGAGCTTGACTGGGTTAAAGCCTGGCAAGATGAGGGGGGTATCCCGTTGGCTGACCAGACGTGGCTTAGGGAGGACCAGGAACGAGGCCTCTACGCGCCCGCTCCCGTCTACAGGGATGAAAACGGTTTCCTCAAGAATCGCCGGGGTATTAGATCAGACTGCATGTGGTTCTACCCTCCAGAACCACCGGGCTTCGTTGGAGGAGCTGTCCCTGGACCTCAGCTCTTTTTCCGCAGCAGGGTGTTTGTTTGGAGACCTGTTGGGGTCTGGAGATGCTCCCTGAAGTGTCCGCGTGGAGATGAGTGCGCGGGGAAAGGACACGATGTGTACCTGTACCAATCTGGCTTCCATCACCAG GTACGCCACATCTGTGACGTGTCCAGCTGGTACACGCTGCTGACTGAAGTGCTGTGCTGCGGGCCGTGCACCAAGGCTGccggagctggaggaggaggcaCCGTGGGACGGTGGCCTGCGTGGgaccctgctgttgtgtcccagcTTAGCGAGGCTCACCAAGCTTTGTTTCCTGCTGTGCTCACGAGCGA GTGCGGGGTGGATAAGAACGTAGTGCGGCTTTTCCGTGACAGAACCAAGGACAACGCCATGGTCAAGGTGTGGAGCCTAATCCAAGAATTCCACACGGACGAGCATCTTCACCGTATAGATCTGTATACCACGCTCTTGATGACATTAGTGAAGCCTGGGGGGGTCGCTTCTGCTTTCCGCCACAAGTTTGAGCGCCCGCCTCCTGCCAGAGAGCTGCCCTCAGCACAGCTCCTTCGCCAGGTCTTTCTCCTGGCAGAGGCCCAGAATGTGCTGCACCACAGGGCTCAGATCCCGTCAACATCTGGACCCGCACTGAGCTTCCACGCCACCAGACAGCCAGTCACCAAGCTGACATCCATCTCAGCGGCTGACGTTCCTCCAACACCTCTTCAGCCTGCTGTCCTCCCTCCGCCAAGTTACCCTGTGACTGACTTTAAATTCACAGAGAGCACAGCAGGGACCAAGGACTCGAAGAGGACAGACCTCGTGATGCCCGTCTCCCGGTCTGCTCCCCAGCCACAGCCTGGATCACAGACTCCTATGAGATGTGAACCCGTTGTGGCCTCCTCCGCCTCTCTAGTCTCTAAATCCCCTGGGCACGCAGTCAGGCCCATTCTGCCTAAGGTGACCCCTGTTCAGTCCAGCTCTGTGTCTTCCCAGCCTCCTGGGGCCACGGCTACCTCGTCTCCATCCCCATCGTGGTCCAGGGCCACGCTTTACAAACGGAAACAACAGGGGCTTTCCTTCTTGGTGGGGAGAAAAAAATCCAGGGTGCAAAACAACCCTGTTTGCACGATCTGTGGACAGATGACCCAGGGAcacaacaaatacaaaaacaaggcCTTCTGCCCTGTAAAAAAGATGTCCTCATCAAAAGGTCTCACGGGCATCAAGTTTGAACGTTTTGAGGACTTTAAGTTGGCTGTTGACTCCAAAGATGCTGCTGTTTAG
- the LOC107374568 gene encoding uncharacterized protein isoform X2, protein MWDLYSSFSIQKREPERFTQEQKETIQRAHTSVTRWLNTPVTRSTSVQMRRFRKYVHDRKQEESSSSQRDPLSSLDDDDDDEQVAASVEGKRQRKMGHTEFKRCTLQSCCGLLDSLTSERPVTGDAETRKLLKTVAAPASTAAAGPPGPSAPAGPPGLASAAGCSAAVLDPHIAESKLLLPSGTRQQNSSTLNPDEDTFRQQQDADVPPQHPTSSDGELDWVKAWQDEGGIPLADQTWLREDQERGLYAPAPVYRDENGFLKNRRGIRSDCMWFYPPEPPGFVGGAVPGPQLFFRSRVFVWRPVGVWRCSLKCPRGDECAGKGHDVYLYQSGFHHQVRHICDVSSWYTLLTEVLCCGPCTKAAGAGGGGTVGRWPAWDPAVVSQLSEAHQALFPAVLTSECGVDKNVVRLFRDRTKDNAMVKVWSLIQEFHTDEHLHRIDLYTTLLMTLVKPGGVASAFRHKFERPPPARELPSAQLLRQVFLLAEAQNVLHHRAQIPSTSGPALSFHATRQPVTKLTSISAADVPPTPLQPAVLPPPSYPVTDFKFTESTAGTKDSKRTDLVMPVSRSAPQPQPGSQTPMRCEPVVASSASLVSKSPGHAVRPILPKVTPVQSSSVSSQPPGATATSSPSPSWSRATLYKRKQQGLSFLVGRKKSRVQNNPVCTICGQMTQGHNKYKNKAFCPVKKMSSSKGLTGIKFERFEDFKLAVDSKDAAV, encoded by the exons ATGTGGGACCTCTACAGCAGCTTCTCCATCCAGAAACGGGAACCGGAGCGTTTCACTCAGGAGCAGAAGGAGACGATCCAGAGAGCTCACACGTCTGTGACGAGATGGCTGAACACGCCGGTGACTCGTTCCACAAGTGTGCAGATGAGGAGGTTCAGGAAGTACGTCCATGACAGGAAACAA GAAGAATCGAGCTCCTCCCAGAGAGACCCTCTGTCGTcgctggatgatgatgatgatgatgaacaggtggCTGCTTCTGTGGAAGGTAAGAGGCAGAGAAAAATGGGTCACACTGAGTTTAAGCGATGCACATTGCAAAGCTGTTGTGGTCTTTTAGACTCCCTCACCTCAGAGCGCCCAGTAACAGGAGACGCAGAGACCAGGAAGCTGCTGAAGACTGTTGCTGCTCCTGCTTCTACAGCTGCTGCAGGTCCTCCTGGCCCCTCTGCTCCTGCTGGTCCTCCTGGTCTCGCGTCCGCTGCTGGATGTTCTGCTGCTGTGTTGGACCCACACATTGCTGAATCCAAGCTGCTCCTACCGTCTGGGACGAGGCAGCAAAACAGCAGCACATTAAATCCAGACGAGGACACTTTCCGACAGCAGCAAGACGCAGACGTCCCACCCCAGCATCCTACATCTTCTGAT GGGGAGCTTGACTGGGTTAAAGCCTGGCAAGATGAGGGGGGTATCCCGTTGGCTGACCAGACGTGGCTTAGGGAGGACCAGGAACGAGGCCTCTACGCGCCCGCTCCCGTCTACAGGGATGAAAACGGTTTCCTCAAGAATCGCCGGGGTATTAGATCAGACTGCATGTGGTTCTACCCTCCAGAACCACCGGGCTTCGTTGGAGGAGCTGTCCCTGGACCTCAGCTCTTTTTCCGCAGCAGGGTGTTTGTTTGGAGACCTGTTGGGGTCTGGAGATGCTCCCTGAAGTGTCCGCGTGGAGATGAGTGCGCGGGGAAAGGACACGATGTGTACCTGTACCAATCTGGCTTCCATCACCAG GTACGCCACATCTGTGACGTGTCCAGCTGGTACACGCTGCTGACTGAAGTGCTGTGCTGCGGGCCGTGCACCAAGGCTGccggagctggaggaggaggcaCCGTGGGACGGTGGCCTGCGTGGgaccctgctgttgtgtcccagcTTAGCGAGGCTCACCAAGCTTTGTTTCCTGCTGTGCTCACGAGCGA GTGCGGGGTGGATAAGAACGTAGTGCGGCTTTTCCGTGACAGAACCAAGGACAACGCCATGGTCAAGGTGTGGAGCCTAATCCAAGAATTCCACACGGACGAGCATCTTCACCGTATAGATCTGTATACCACGCTCTTGATGACATTAGTGAAGCCTGGGGGGGTCGCTTCTGCTTTCCGCCACAAGTTTGAGCGCCCGCCTCCTGCCAGAGAGCTGCCCTCAGCACAGCTCCTTCGCCAGGTCTTTCTCCTGGCAGAGGCCCAGAATGTGCTGCACCACAGGGCTCAGATCCCGTCAACATCTGGACCCGCACTGAGCTTCCACGCCACCAGACAGCCAGTCACCAAGCTGACATCCATCTCAGCGGCTGACGTTCCTCCAACACCTCTTCAGCCTGCTGTCCTCCCTCCGCCAAGTTACCCTGTGACTGACTTTAAATTCACAGAGAGCACAGCAGGGACCAAGGACTCGAAGAGGACAGACCTCGTGATGCCCGTCTCCCGGTCTGCTCCCCAGCCACAGCCTGGATCACAGACTCCTATGAGATGTGAACCCGTTGTGGCCTCCTCCGCCTCTCTAGTCTCTAAATCCCCTGGGCACGCAGTCAGGCCCATTCTGCCTAAGGTGACCCCTGTTCAGTCCAGCTCTGTGTCTTCCCAGCCTCCTGGGGCCACGGCTACCTCGTCTCCATCCCCATCGTGGTCCAGGGCCACGCTTTACAAACGGAAACAACAGGGGCTTTCCTTCTTGGTGGGGAGAAAAAAATCCAGGGTGCAAAACAACCCTGTTTGCACGATCTGTGGACAGATGACCCAGGGAcacaacaaatacaaaaacaaggcCTTCTGCCCTGTAAAAAAGATGTCCTCATCAAAAGGTCTCACGGGCATCAAGTTTGAACGTTTTGAGGACTTTAAGTTGGCTGTTGACTCCAAAGATGCTGCTGTTTAG
- the LOC107374568 gene encoding uncharacterized protein isoform X5 encodes MWDLYSSFSIQKREPERFTQEQKETIQRAHTSVTRWLNTPVTRSTSVQMRRFRKYVHDRKQQEESSSSQRDPLSSLDDDDDDEQVAASVEAAAGPPGPSAPAGPPGLASAAGCSAAVLDPHIAESKLLLPSGTRQQNSSTLNPDEDTFRQQQDADVPPQHPTSSDGELDWVKAWQDEGGIPLADQTWLREDQERGLYAPAPVYRDENGFLKNRRGIRSDCMWFYPPEPPGFVGGAVPGPQLFFRSRVFVWRPVGVWRCSLKCPRGDECAGKGHDVYLYQSGFHHQVRHICDVSSWYTLLTEVLCCGPCTKAAGAGGGGTVGRWPAWDPAVVSQLSEAHQALFPAVLTSECGVDKNVVRLFRDRTKDNAMVKVWSLIQEFHTDEHLHRIDLYTTLLMTLVKPGGVASAFRHKFERPPPARELPSAQLLRQVFLLAEAQNVLHHRAQIPSTSGPALSFHATRQPVTKLTSISAADVPPTPLQPAVLPPPSYPVTDFKFTESTAGTKDSKRTDLVMPVSRSAPQPQPGSQTPMRCEPVVASSASLVSKSPGHAVRPILPKVTPVQSSSVSSQPPGATATSSPSPSWSRATLYKRKQQGLSFLVGRKKSRVQNNPVCTICGQMTQGHNKYKNKAFCPVKKMSSSKGLTGIKFERFEDFKLAVDSKDAAV; translated from the exons ATGTGGGACCTCTACAGCAGCTTCTCCATCCAGAAACGGGAACCGGAGCGTTTCACTCAGGAGCAGAAGGAGACGATCCAGAGAGCTCACACGTCTGTGACGAGATGGCTGAACACGCCGGTGACTCGTTCCACAAGTGTGCAGATGAGGAGGTTCAGGAAGTACGTCCATGACAGGAAACAA CAGGAAGAATCGAGCTCCTCCCAGAGAGACCCTCTGTCGTcgctggatgatgatgatgatgatgaacaggtggCTGCTTCTGTGGAAG CTGCTGCAGGTCCTCCTGGCCCCTCTGCTCCTGCTGGTCCTCCTGGTCTCGCGTCCGCTGCTGGATGTTCTGCTGCTGTGTTGGACCCACACATTGCTGAATCCAAGCTGCTCCTACCGTCTGGGACGAGGCAGCAAAACAGCAGCACATTAAATCCAGACGAGGACACTTTCCGACAGCAGCAAGACGCAGACGTCCCACCCCAGCATCCTACATCTTCTGAT GGGGAGCTTGACTGGGTTAAAGCCTGGCAAGATGAGGGGGGTATCCCGTTGGCTGACCAGACGTGGCTTAGGGAGGACCAGGAACGAGGCCTCTACGCGCCCGCTCCCGTCTACAGGGATGAAAACGGTTTCCTCAAGAATCGCCGGGGTATTAGATCAGACTGCATGTGGTTCTACCCTCCAGAACCACCGGGCTTCGTTGGAGGAGCTGTCCCTGGACCTCAGCTCTTTTTCCGCAGCAGGGTGTTTGTTTGGAGACCTGTTGGGGTCTGGAGATGCTCCCTGAAGTGTCCGCGTGGAGATGAGTGCGCGGGGAAAGGACACGATGTGTACCTGTACCAATCTGGCTTCCATCACCAG GTACGCCACATCTGTGACGTGTCCAGCTGGTACACGCTGCTGACTGAAGTGCTGTGCTGCGGGCCGTGCACCAAGGCTGccggagctggaggaggaggcaCCGTGGGACGGTGGCCTGCGTGGgaccctgctgttgtgtcccagcTTAGCGAGGCTCACCAAGCTTTGTTTCCTGCTGTGCTCACGAGCGA GTGCGGGGTGGATAAGAACGTAGTGCGGCTTTTCCGTGACAGAACCAAGGACAACGCCATGGTCAAGGTGTGGAGCCTAATCCAAGAATTCCACACGGACGAGCATCTTCACCGTATAGATCTGTATACCACGCTCTTGATGACATTAGTGAAGCCTGGGGGGGTCGCTTCTGCTTTCCGCCACAAGTTTGAGCGCCCGCCTCCTGCCAGAGAGCTGCCCTCAGCACAGCTCCTTCGCCAGGTCTTTCTCCTGGCAGAGGCCCAGAATGTGCTGCACCACAGGGCTCAGATCCCGTCAACATCTGGACCCGCACTGAGCTTCCACGCCACCAGACAGCCAGTCACCAAGCTGACATCCATCTCAGCGGCTGACGTTCCTCCAACACCTCTTCAGCCTGCTGTCCTCCCTCCGCCAAGTTACCCTGTGACTGACTTTAAATTCACAGAGAGCACAGCAGGGACCAAGGACTCGAAGAGGACAGACCTCGTGATGCCCGTCTCCCGGTCTGCTCCCCAGCCACAGCCTGGATCACAGACTCCTATGAGATGTGAACCCGTTGTGGCCTCCTCCGCCTCTCTAGTCTCTAAATCCCCTGGGCACGCAGTCAGGCCCATTCTGCCTAAGGTGACCCCTGTTCAGTCCAGCTCTGTGTCTTCCCAGCCTCCTGGGGCCACGGCTACCTCGTCTCCATCCCCATCGTGGTCCAGGGCCACGCTTTACAAACGGAAACAACAGGGGCTTTCCTTCTTGGTGGGGAGAAAAAAATCCAGGGTGCAAAACAACCCTGTTTGCACGATCTGTGGACAGATGACCCAGGGAcacaacaaatacaaaaacaaggcCTTCTGCCCTGTAAAAAAGATGTCCTCATCAAAAGGTCTCACGGGCATCAAGTTTGAACGTTTTGAGGACTTTAAGTTGGCTGTTGACTCCAAAGATGCTGCTGTTTAG